A genomic stretch from Salvelinus sp. IW2-2015 unplaced genomic scaffold, ASM291031v2 Un_scaffold467, whole genome shotgun sequence includes:
- the LOC112068361 gene encoding eukaryotic translation initiation factor 5, whose product MSVNVNRSVLDQFYRYKMPRIIAKVEGKGNGIKTVIVNMTDVAKSLNRPPTYPTKFFGCELGAQTQFDAKNDRFIVNGSHEANKLQDMLDGFIRKFVLCPECDNPETDLHINAKKQTIGNSCKACGYRGMLDTRHKLCTFILRNPPEDTGSAKKKEKKSKKKDKENSSSDGEAANHNDIDAPDAVDRDDDDEDWAEETTEEAQQRRMEEISTHAKNLTLSEDLEKPLEERVNLFYNFVKQKKEDGAVDFSDKEILAEAERLDVKDTAPLILTELLMDENIRDQIKKYKRHFLRFTHNNKKAQKYLLGGFECLVKLHQSQLLPRVPLVLKDLYDADLLEEDVILAWAEKVSKKYVSKELAKEIHAKAAPFVKWLKEAEEESEGSGVDEEEDEDNVEVVYSASARELKVETVKPEKPAEEEDDFDIDAI is encoded by the exons ATGTCTGTTAACGTCAACCGCAGCGTGTTGGACCAGTTCTACCGCTACAAGATGCCCCGTATAATTGCCAAG GTGGAAGGCAAGGGGAATGGGATAAAGACTGTCATAGTCAACATGACCGACGTTGCCAAGTCTCTGAATAGGCCTCCCACGT ATCCCACCAAATTTTTTGGTTGTGAGTTGGGTGCCCAGACCCAGTTTGATGCCAAAAACGACCGCTTCATCGTCAATGGGTCCCACGAGGCAAACAAGCTGCAGGACATGCTGGACGGATTCATCCGGAAGTTTGTTCTGTGTCCCGAGTGTGACAATCCTGAAACCGACCTG CACATCAACGCCAAGAAACAAACCATTGGGAACTCCTGCAAGGCCTGCGGCTACAGGGGCATGCTGGACACACGACACAAGCTGTGCACGTTCATCCTCAGGAATCCACCAG AGGACACTGGGTCTgccaagaagaaggagaagaagagcaaGAAGAAGGACAAGGAGAACAGCTCCAGTGATGGCGAAGCCGCGAACCACAATGACATAGACGCCCCCGATGCTGTG GACCGAGACGACGATGACGAGGACTGGGCAGAGGAGACGACTGAGGAGGCCCAGCAGCGCAGGATGGAGGAGATCAGCACGCACGCTAAGAACCTGACCCTCAGCGAGGACCTGGAGAAGCCCTTGGAGGAGAGGGTCAACCTCTTCTACAACTTTGTCAAG CAAAAGAAGGAGGACGGTGCCGTCGACTTCTCGGACAAAGAGATCCTGGCCGAGGCGGAGCGCCTGGATGTGAAGGACACGGCCCCATTGATCCTGACTGAGCTTTTGATGGACGAGAACATCCGCGACCAGATCAAGAAGTACAAACGTCACTTCCTCAGA TTTACCCACAACAACAAGAAGGCCCAGAAGTACCTCCTGGGGGGCTTTGAGTGTCTGGTGAAGCTGCACCAGTCCCAGCTTCTGCCCCGCGTGCCCCTTGTCCTCAAAGACCTGTACGACGCCGACCTGCTGGAGGAGGACGTCATCCTGGCCTGGGCTGAGAAG GTGTCCAAGAAATACGTGTCCAAGGAGCTGGCCAAAGAGATCCACGCCAAGGCAGCGCCATTCGTCAAGTGGCTGAAGGAAGCGGAAGAGGAGAGCGAGGGCAGCGGGGTGgacgaggaggaagatgaagataaTGTGGAG GTGGTCTACTCAGCCTCAGCCCGCGAGCTGAAAGTGGAGACTGTGAAACCAGAGAAGCCTGCAGAGGAAGAGGACGACTTTGACATCGACgccatctaa